The genomic stretch ATACCGATAGCTcacatatttaaatatgttagtATTTATCCTAAAATATCACGTTATCGAAATAAATTAGAACATAAATATAATTAAAGGCTAACTTTGGGATAGTCCTTTTAAACTAATTTTATGTTATAAGACAGTACAGTCATATAGCAGAgttgttttagttttaatttaacccttttctttattatttattttagttttaatGACTTTAATATAATTGTTCTTCTAGCTAGTTTAATTATTAAAGTTGTAGATCGTTAAACTCAATTAAACCAATTTAGCTCGTATGTATatcatttcaaaattttcattACACATGAATTATTTTAATAAGTCGTTTTTGACTTTTTGGTAATTTTACAAGGAAATTAACTAGACAATAAAAGTATAATAAGTGAAATTTGACACACACTAATTTCCCTTTACTTTTGCTATCTAAACACACCATAATAAGCTAGACACTTTGCGAGGATGGAAAACAAAAGTAAAAATTTGTACGTAATTCTTTGAAACAAAGAAATATGACCAGTACAAAACACATTTTATTTTCATAACATGATATTACATATATTATACAATCACCAAACAAAGAAAAAGACACCCATCTTATACTTCAAGTCTCAAAATGCACTAGTCTCTCTACGTACGTAGTGAGATTAAGTTTAGGGTTATGAACTTAATAAGACGATATTTATTTGGCTAGCTTAACATCGTCATGGTAGACTGAGAGGTTGGGTATAGGTTCAAAATCCTTGACAAAGGTGAGACCGTTCGTTGCTTCAGCTAAGTTCGCATCCTCGTGGTAGACAGAAATATTCGGGATTGGATCAAAATCCTTGATAAAACTTTTAACTCCATCTTCTGTTAACTTGGAATCATCATGATAAACGGAGATGTTCGGGATTGGATCCTCTAGAAAGCTTTTAACTCTCTTTCCTGCCAAGTTAGAGTCATCATGGTAAAGGAAATAATTTGGGATTGGATCAAAATCCTTGATAAAGCTTTTAATTCTCTTTCCTGCCAAGTTAGAGTCATCATGGTAAAGAAAATAATTTGGGATTGGATcaaaatccttgagaaagtttttAACTCTATCGTTTGTCAACTTAGAGTCATCATGATAAACGGAAATATTAGGGATTGGATCAAAATCCTTGATGAAGTTTTTAGCTTTATCTTCTGTCAACTTAGAATCATCATGGTAAACAGAAACAAAGGACTCTTCTTTTTGTTCCTCATGATTCTTGACTTTACTTTGACTACCAACATCGTAACGTTCATGCATGAAAGTTTTGAGTGCTTCGGGTATCGGCTGATCCTTCATCACATCTCTCCAGTATTCTCCGGGGTCTTTTCTTCCATCGCATGGACACGCAACCTATTTATAATTTCATATTACCAAATATTATTCATAAATAAAGAACAATTCCTACATATATTTTGTAaatgggtttttctaacgtgtaccCTAAGGGGAAACATTAATAACCTAATTGTGGTTGCAATAGATTCTCATCAAATATTCAAGTATAAACTCATTTTTACAATAATTAGTGAGAATCTATTGCAAATCTTACCACAATTAGattattaatgtgtgcccttagggcacacctTAGAAAAATCCTTTGTAAATACGCAATCAAAATAAGTCTAGAACTATTTTGCAATGTGGATCCAACTTCTTAATCTACATAACAACACTAGAATTACATTGATGTTATCTTGTTTTAGTTAATGAGTACGGagtacaatattatatcaacAATATTTCTTGAATTTGTACCCCaaattaaagaaaaaacaatATTGTTTGAATAATTTTTGTGTCTTTCGAGATGACGGTACTTCTTACACAAGTATTATACGAGTAATATCCTATTTGATAGATTGTCTTTGAGTGTAAGGATATTGTCTTCGCAGGATAAGGAATTTTTCATATTTCTTAGTTTTAGTTTTTACTCCATATGTTTTGATTTTGGAGACATCATAAATTAGATAGAGTTGGTATATATAGAGAGTATTACGATAAATAAGGAGTGTTTCATACAatgtttaaaaaaaaagaaaaaaaaggagggtttcctacaaaaaaaaaaaaaaaagagattcgCTAACTTTATAAATGTTACTCCCTACGTCTCAGCAGATTCTTATCAATTTTATTCATTTATGATCAGGAGTACTTTAATAAAACGTAAATATTGAGACGGAGGTAGTAGAATATAAAAATCGACCATGGGACTTCAAACAAGCTTAAACTTTTGATTGAGATGATTTTTTCGACCAAAATCTTAAGATGATGGTTATTAAGGTCCAATCAATATTTAATATCTTAATATAGAGTAATAAAGGTGTTACTATCCTATTATTATGGGGAAAAGAGATGATGTCATTACTTAGTACCGGTCTCACTAGGACCCTCTCATATGCATAAAGGCTTGTGAAAATTAAAGGTGGTACCAAGATTCGATATTACCAAGTCACGTCCTAGCATTACTGAGAGTTTTATAATGGAATATGTTTTTAACTTATAAACCGACCTTTTATTATTTTCATGGTGTAACCTAAACGGTTTTAATAAATTGAATACATATATAGATGCTtaccaagatcatggagaagagGAAAATGAAGGAGAAATTAATGTAAGACTCCATATCTTTGTAAATTACTTGCTTGATTGTGTAAATAATGTGAAGTACTTACTATACATATCATTATTGAGCTCGCTATTTAAAGCACGAAACTAAAACGACAGAATAACAACTACTGCACGTTAAAATGCACATAGAGATCACATGATTCATGCAACTTATGTAATAATTTTCCCTCAGCCTATCATCTAATAATGTTTATATCGTCACTTACGTGGATCTCTACGACGTCAATTATTTAATACGAAATACGATTGATAGGGTGTCATCACATGATATCCAATCTTGATACCACCCTCTCATAGTCTCACTTACCCTTATGTAGATCCTTATTTTAGTTGTTTCTTACATATTTTATGTAAGAGGGTGATATCGAGatttaatttgataatttaatgTTTCTTCTTTGGGGGTTTTATGGAGTCATTTGCATAAGTGTATTGCTTAGCTTTGATCGAATTGATTGTCTCGACGTGATTCGCATGGTGAATTATATAATTGATTTGTTAATAATTGCACATAAAGTTTAGCAGGGGTGTTTTAAAATAAACTGAGGTTATATGCATCACAAAAAAATAAGGCCCTAAATATAAATGCACAAGTATACTATACTTGAGGTTTGTATTGAATTTCATTGATAAAGTTCATATATTCGGTGACTAAAATCGGACGCTCGGTTTCCATGCTCGTGGCTGCAGAGGGCCTTAGACGCCCGTGCAGTTTAGAGTGTGTTTTCTTAGATAAGTGTTTGTTACCTCAGAATGGTTATATCGTACTCACAAGTAGACCTGGTGACATAGCTGTCCCGACCTGATAAGGCCGACCCAAGATTCGAAAATGATCCGATTAAATCAAAATGACTGAATTAATGTAAAATCATGACTCAAAATGACCCAAACAACCCGATTCAAAGTGACTCGACCCAAAAGTGACCCGAAAATGACTTGATACAAAATGACGTGACCCGAATGACCCATTTACCAGATCTAAATCAAAAGATCTTTTACTTATACTTCTTCCCTTCCGGTCATTTAttttcctttggttttggcacaaatacCAAGGAAAGACGAGAGGCCAATTAGTAAATGACATATGGACCAAATTAAGTGTGAATggccaaattgttcatcaaataaaattctaaaatagaaagaacaacaaatgattgagacaccccAAAGTGAGAAACAGTCACTctattaagggagtaattgttcCCTACCTCTCCCCCCAAGTAATGCATTACCTCCACACGGAGGTAATAATAATCCTCCCTCACCTCCTCtttccaccctccacaaccaccacaaagcACCAATCTTCtcctatttcttcttattttagctctcATTACTCTCTTAATAATTATTTCCATTTCAAGCAAGCCCTAATAAGTACTAACCTTCGTTTGATCCGGGTTCTTAGTACCTTAAAACTACTCGGTATATATATACTCCCTTTATTCCGGTTATTTATTATCCTATTTCATTTTAGGGTGTCTCGGTCAATTATTGtgttttctattttaagaataaacttTATAAGTAATGTGATCATTCACGCTCAATTTGGTCcatttgtcatttaataattaatCTTCTCCTCTTTTCTTTATCTATATGCCAAAATTAAAGGTCAACAATTGAGTGGCACTAAAGAATATAACATAATCATCTGAAAGAAATAAAGTATAACACCTGGAAATAAACTTCATTTTCATAATAACATGATAAAAATATCATACAATCACCAAAGAAGTGACAATTTGACAAATACATGTTTCTTAAACTTCAAATCTCAAAATGCACCCTACTTATTTTTCTTCTAGCATCTCCTTAAATAGCCACTAGCCACCCTGCGTAAGTGATGCGATTAAGGTTAGGGTTATGAACTTAAAATGACGATATTTCTTTGGTTAGCTCAACATCGTCATGGTAGACAGAGATGTTGGGTATTGGTTCAAAATCCTTGACGAAAGTGTGACCGCTAGTTGCTTCTTTTAAGTTAGCATCGTCATGATAGACAGAAATATTTGGGATTGGGTCGAAATTCTTGATAAAGTTTTTAACTCTATCTTCTGTCAAGCTAGAGTCATCATGATAAACGGAAATATTCGGAATTGGATCAAAATCCCTAATAAAGCTTTTAACTCTATTTTCTGTCAACTTAGAGTCGTCATGGTAAATGGAAATATTCGGGATTGGAtcaaaatccttaataaagcttTGAACTCTATCTTCTGTCAACTTAGAGTCATCATGGTAAACGAAAATATTTGGAATTGGATCAAATTCCTTGGTAAAGCTTTTGACTCTATCTCCTGTCAACTTAGAGTCATCATGGTAAACGGAAATATTTGGGATTGGATCAAAATCTTTGGTAAAGCTTTTAACTCTATCTTCTTTCAAGTTAGAGTCATCATGGTAAACCGAAATATTCGGGATTGGATCAAAATCCTTGGTAAAGCTTTTAACTCTATCTTCTTTCAAGTTAGAGTCTTCATGGTAAACAGAAATATTTGGGATTGGATCAAAATCCTTGGTAAAGCTTTTAACTCTATCTTCTTTCAAATTAGAGTCATCATGGTAAATGAAAATATTCGGAATTGGATCAAATTCCTTAGTAAAGCTTTTAACTATATCTCCTGCCAAGTTGGAGTCATCATGATAAACAGAAATATTCGGGATTGGATCAAAATCGTTGATAAAGGACTCGTCTTTTTGTTCCTCATGGTTCTTCACTATACTTTCACTACCAACATTGTAACGCTCATGCATGAAAGTTTTGAGTGCTTCAGGCATCGGCTGACCCTTCATCACATCTCTCCAGTATTGTCCAGGGTCTTTTCTTCCATGTGTTGGACATGCAACCTGTTTATCATTTAATTTCAATTATTAGTTTATTTCCATATAATAATTTTAATAACGAACAACATATTTTGTAAATACCCAATATAATTACATAAAGAATTTTGTTAGGCAgttttacacaaatttatctaGAACGGGATCTTTCGGTAAATTTTTACCCAAAAATTTAAAGGAGACCTAGCAAATGAGATAGTGAGTACATTATTAGGACTAAGGAGTAAATATAGATAGATTATGATAGGAATGTTGTTGATCTAATTTGACCAGCAACACGAATCTAAATGTTTATTGTCGGATATTATTAGCCATACACTTAAATAGGGAGTAGTTAATAACAATACATGCGGATATCACTTGATCGGACTTAAGTTCTTGAAAACCTGAAATAACCCGATATTATAAAAAATCGATCTACACTTTTAGATAGATATTAAGAGATTCAGCCATTTTGTGGCGAAATCACGATTTACTCTCCTATTTTCGATTGATCTATGAAGAAATTTCTTTGAACTCCGATGAAGAAATTTCCTTACTCTCCTAAAATGAGACGGTAATACCAAATTTGATACCACCCTCTCATACAACACGTAAAGTCTATTAAGAACTTAAATTCTACATACAAGAATATGAGAGGGTGATACTGAAACTTAGTACCGCACTCGATGGTTATAAACACTTACCAAGATCAAGGAAAAGAGGAAAATGAAGGAGAAATTAATGTAAGACTCCATATACATACACTTTTTAAATTACTCTCTTGTGTAATTgcgtaaatgtgaagttttaccaTTGTTGAGCTCACTATTTAAagcacaaaataaattaaaacgacagatagatgaacaactacatgttATAATAATGCACATAAGTTCACATGATTCATGCTAGAGAGCCCACTTACGTAATAATTTTCCCTTTAGCCTttcatttattaatatttatatcaTTACTTACGTGGATTAAATCTTACACAAAATCAGATTTATTTTGTCAATATAATGTTTCTTACTTAGGGTTTTTTGGGGGCATTTGCATAATTGTAttgtttagttttaatttgaATTGTCTTGTACTCTTGTATTGATCTGCATGATGTATTATACTCCATTATTGATTTGTTAATAATTGTAGTATAAGATTTGGAGTATGCTTTTTCAAATAAGTGTTTGTTACATCATAATTAATGCGATCGATTATTTGTGCTTGTAATATATTTAGTAACACTAATTTTTATAAAGGGTTTTGTTGAGTCCTCCGCAGCGGGCTTATAGAAGTAGGTGCATGAGACCGGTCCATAAGCAAGTGAGGtttcatcctaaaaccaattggtaATAGCAGGAGTATCTGAATTATAAGCTAGTCTCTTCACTATTATTCTACCGATATGggactgatggggcatattctgcaccgctgaccaagtcaacacactgagcaaggtcaaggatatccacagcaagtcaacgacttagactgcctagccgatgcagcccatcggcctgctaGCCAGGGTatcggcatggcaacccgccagccggggcacatatccgcgtactcacatccaagaccctcggcggcgAGCCAACAGGatccgggcaggtaaattcctaggcgtacttgtcagtgccaggggcatagatgccaatccagacaaggtccgagcaatcctagacctaccggaaccaaggaatcggaaagaggttatgatgctgaccgggagaatggcggctcttgctcgtttcatctctcggtcagccgacaaaagcaccccatttttcaaagtgttgaaaggaaataaagacttcagctggggggaggaacagagcacggctttc from Silene latifolia isolate original U9 population chromosome 5, ASM4854445v1, whole genome shotgun sequence encodes the following:
- the LOC141655984 gene encoding uncharacterized protein LOC141655984; protein product: MESYINFSFIFLFSMILVACPCDGRKDPGEYWRDVMKDQPIPEALKTFMHERYDVGSQSKVKNHEEQKEESFVSVYHDDSKLTEDKAKNFIKDFDPIPNISVYHDDSKLTNDRVKNFLKDFDPIPNYFLYHDDSNLAGKRIKSFIKDFDPIPNYFLYHDDSNLAGKRVKSFLEDPIPNISVYHDDSKLTEDGVKSFIKDFDPIPNISVYHEDANLAEATNGLTFVKDFEPIPNLSVYHDDVKLAK
- the LOC141655985 gene encoding uncharacterized protein LOC141655985: MYMESYINFSFIFLFSLILVACPTHGRKDPGQYWRDVMKGQPMPEALKTFMHERYNVGSESIVKNHEEQKDESFINDFDPIPNISVYHDDSNLAGDIVKSFTKEFDPIPNIFIYHDDSNLKEDRVKSFTKDFDPIPNISVYHEDSNLKEDRVKSFTKDFDPIPNISVYHDDSNLKEDRVKSFTKDFDPIPNISVYHDDSKLTGDRVKSFTKEFDPIPNIFVYHDDSKLTEDRVQSFIKDFDPIPNISIYHDDSKLTENRVKSFIRDFDPIPNISVYHDDSSLTEDRVKNFIKNFDPIPNISVYHDDANLKEATSGHTFVKDFEPIPNISVYHDDVELTKEISSF